One Nostoc punctiforme PCC 73102 DNA window includes the following coding sequences:
- a CDS encoding alkaline phosphatase D family protein: MESHNQLRLNRRQFLLRSAITAGGIISTNFVSKSKVFAEAPAIITSDKMRPAIPYGVASGDISNESIVIWSRSDRPAKMLVEYSTSESFRNVQRVVGPNALQNSDFTARLYLRNLPPDQQLFYRVIFQDLDYKGTYSAPVKGTFRTPPKSRRDIFFVWGGDTAGQGWGINPDFGGMKIYETMRQLNPDFFIHSGDNIYADGPIQSEVKLDDGTIWKNITTPEKSKVAETLTEFRGNYIYNLLDENIKRFNAEVPILAQWDDHETRNNWYPGQIILNDDRYTVKDVNLLTQRARQAFLEYLPIGYTTNEPDKARIYRSFKHGPLLDIFMLDERTYRGPNSPNNQPVPSKDTEFAGRIQIQWLKRQLLSSKATWKVIASDMPLGLIVRDGSTDFEAWANGDGPALGRELELADLLRFIKNKNIQNVVWLTADVHYAAAHYYDPSKAQFTDFKPFWEFVAGPLNSGTFGPNQLENTFGPQLIFQSLPPGTKANRPPSEGLQFFGGVKIDGNTKVMTVTLRNLAGETVYSIDLPPEK; this comes from the coding sequence ATGGAATCTCATAACCAATTGAGGTTAAACCGTCGCCAGTTTCTGCTACGTTCAGCTATAACCGCAGGTGGAATTATCTCCACCAATTTTGTATCAAAATCAAAAGTTTTTGCTGAAGCGCCTGCAATTATCACCTCAGATAAAATGCGTCCTGCCATACCTTATGGCGTAGCTAGCGGAGATATTTCTAACGAAAGTATTGTCATTTGGAGCCGTAGCGATCGCCCCGCCAAAATGCTCGTAGAATACTCTACCAGCGAATCTTTTAGAAATGTGCAGCGAGTTGTCGGCCCCAATGCTTTACAAAATAGCGACTTTACAGCACGACTTTATCTTAGAAACCTGCCACCAGACCAACAATTATTTTATCGGGTAATCTTCCAAGATTTAGATTATAAAGGCACTTACAGCGCTCCTGTCAAAGGTACTTTCCGAACTCCTCCCAAATCTAGGCGAGATATATTCTTTGTTTGGGGTGGCGACACTGCCGGTCAGGGATGGGGAATTAATCCTGATTTTGGTGGGATGAAAATTTACGAAACCATGCGTCAACTTAATCCCGACTTTTTCATTCACTCTGGCGATAATATTTATGCTGATGGCCCCATTCAATCAGAAGTTAAGCTAGACGATGGCACAATCTGGAAAAACATCACTACACCAGAAAAATCCAAAGTAGCAGAAACTCTGACAGAATTTCGTGGCAACTATATTTACAATTTGTTGGATGAAAACATCAAGCGTTTCAACGCTGAAGTTCCGATATTAGCACAGTGGGACGACCACGAAACAAGAAACAATTGGTATCCTGGACAAATTATCCTTAACGATGACCGTTATACAGTTAAGGATGTTAACTTGCTAACTCAAAGAGCAAGGCAAGCATTTTTGGAATATCTGCCTATTGGTTATACAACCAATGAGCCAGACAAAGCGAGAATTTATCGCTCCTTTAAGCATGGGCCATTATTAGACATCTTCATGCTGGATGAGCGTACCTATCGGGGGCCGAATAGCCCTAATAATCAGCCAGTACCAAGTAAAGACACAGAATTTGCGGGTAGAATACAAATACAATGGTTAAAAAGGCAATTGCTGTCATCAAAAGCAACATGGAAAGTGATTGCTAGTGATATGCCACTGGGATTGATAGTTAGAGACGGTAGTACTGATTTTGAAGCTTGGGCTAACGGAGATGGCCCGGCTTTAGGAAGAGAACTAGAACTTGCCGATTTACTACGATTTATCAAAAATAAGAATATCCAGAATGTTGTTTGGTTAACTGCTGATGTACATTATGCAGCAGCCCACTATTACGACCCCAGCAAAGCACAGTTTACAGACTTTAAGCCTTTTTGGGAGTTTGTCGCCGGGCCTTTGAACTCTGGCACATTTGGCCCAAACCAACTAGAAAATACCTTTGGTCCCCAATTGATATTTCAAAGCCTTCCTCCAGGTACAAAAGCAAATCGTCCCCCAAGTGAAGGTTTGCAATTCTTTGGAGGAGTGAAAATTGATGGAAATACAAAGGTGATGACTGTAACATTGCGTAACTTGGCTGGGGAGACTGTTTACAGTATTGATTTGCCGCCAGAAAAATAA
- a CDS encoding ATP-binding protein, giving the protein MLTIGGTTNANESNLRLESTLQELLSWQVHIEVERPGNDLSILFNQEPLLPGIILNNNQEYVGMISRRKFFEYMSHPYSLALFSTKPIKILYKFFQTEILAISEDMSIVKATEITLQRPPQIAYEPILVKTTCGKYKLLDFHQLLLAYSQIHVLTLVQLQQVEEQSRVAKAGFRDLQQNYTRLIQNEKMAALGQLVAGIAHEINNPVNFIAGNLVHAIEYSQNLLNLIRLYQQCYPEPEADIKTAIAQIELDFLTTDLPRLLTSMEVGTKRIEQIILSLRNFSRLDESEKKLVDIHEGIDSTLTILQSRLQNNQIGANINIIKEYSDLPQVECYAGLLNQVFMNILANAIDAIEESLVTCTERSRSISHSSLVRDKGKIFIRTQLTDENQVIIRISDNGPGIPENLQKQLFDPFFTTKPVGKGTGLGLSISYQIVVEKHGGHLQCISTFGKGTEFIIEIPIHLNSELV; this is encoded by the coding sequence ATGCTGACTATTGGTGGTACAACAAATGCTAATGAGTCAAACTTGCGATTAGAGTCAACTTTGCAAGAATTACTCTCTTGGCAAGTTCATATCGAAGTAGAACGTCCTGGCAATGATTTATCTATCCTCTTTAACCAAGAGCCTTTATTACCAGGAATTATCCTCAATAATAATCAAGAGTATGTAGGGATGATTTCGCGGCGGAAATTTTTTGAATATATGAGCCACCCTTACAGTTTGGCTTTATTTTCTACAAAACCAATTAAAATTCTTTACAAGTTTTTCCAGACAGAGATATTAGCCATTTCTGAGGATATGTCTATTGTTAAAGCTACTGAGATAACTTTGCAACGACCACCTCAAATTGCCTATGAGCCAATTTTGGTTAAAACTACGTGTGGAAAATATAAGCTGCTCGATTTTCATCAATTACTCTTAGCCTACTCCCAAATTCATGTATTAACACTCGTTCAGCTACAACAGGTAGAGGAACAATCTAGAGTTGCTAAAGCAGGCTTTCGCGATCTTCAGCAAAACTATACGCGATTAATTCAGAATGAAAAAATGGCTGCATTAGGACAACTTGTTGCTGGTATTGCACACGAAATTAACAATCCTGTCAACTTTATTGCTGGGAACCTTGTTCACGCCATCGAATATAGTCAAAATCTACTCAATCTCATTAGATTGTACCAACAATGTTATCCTGAACCAGAAGCGGATATTAAAACTGCGATCGCACAAATTGAACTGGATTTCTTAACTACCGATCTCCCTCGTCTTCTCACCTCTATGGAGGTTGGTACCAAGCGAATCGAGCAAATAATTCTTTCTTTACGAAATTTTTCTCGTCTTGATGAATCTGAGAAAAAATTAGTTGATATCCATGAAGGTATTGATAGTACGCTAACAATCTTACAAAGTCGTCTTCAAAATAACCAAATAGGTGCAAACATCAACATAATTAAAGAATACAGCGATCTTCCCCAAGTAGAGTGCTACGCCGGGTTACTCAATCAGGTATTTATGAATATTTTGGCGAATGCTATTGATGCTATAGAAGAGTCATTAGTCACTTGTACTGAGCGTAGTCGAAGTATTAGTCATTCGTCATTGGTAAGGGATAAAGGAAAAATTTTTATTCGGACTCAACTCACTGATGAAAATCAAGTAATTATTCGTATTTCCGATAATGGCCCGGGAATTCCAGAAAATTTGCAAAAGCAATTATTTGATCCCTTTTTTACTACTAAACCCGTTGGTAAAGGAACTGGATTAGGTTTATCTATCAGTTATCAGATTGTTGTGGAAAAACACGGTGGTCATCTGCAATGTATATCAACTTTTGGCAAAGGGACTGAGTTTATTATTGAAATTCCAATTCACCTAAATTCTGAGCTTGTTTAG
- a CDS encoding AI-2E family transporter, with protein MQSANKLPRWLTIGLAFPIIILNGWLLIQVVQYFQPLISIIAAAILLAFVLNYPIQFLQEQGVKRNLAIAGVLLLTLVILVALGITLVPLIIQQLVELANILPSWIDSGTQQLQTFQDWALSQQQLPINLSGLFTQVLERLSNQLQSFTGRILGFAVDTIGIVLNVLLAVVLTVYLILNGERLWDGIFQWFPHNIGLRLRELLREDFHNYFIGQATLGAVLGVTITLAFLTLRVPLALLFGIGIGLFSLFPFGTGFGIAIVSLLVALQNFWLGVEVLGIAVAIDQVNSNFVAPRILGNLTGLNPVWVVISLLLGAKLGGVLGLLIAIPIASFIKDTTDSWRAGEFNKIDDIVSEPITVTSETAGTYS; from the coding sequence ATGCAATCAGCAAACAAACTACCGCGATGGTTAACTATAGGATTGGCATTTCCGATTATTATTCTTAACGGTTGGCTATTGATCCAGGTTGTACAGTATTTTCAACCCTTGATCAGCATTATTGCCGCCGCCATCCTACTGGCTTTTGTCTTAAACTATCCAATCCAGTTTCTGCAAGAGCAAGGGGTAAAACGTAACCTAGCGATCGCAGGAGTGTTGCTTTTAACTCTAGTGATTTTAGTGGCTTTAGGCATTACCTTAGTTCCCCTAATTATCCAACAACTCGTTGAGCTAGCCAATATTTTGCCAAGTTGGATTGATTCTGGTACTCAGCAACTCCAAACTTTCCAGGATTGGGCGTTAAGTCAGCAACAGCTTCCCATTAATTTAAGTGGGTTATTTACCCAAGTTTTGGAACGATTATCTAACCAACTTCAGTCTTTCACTGGCAGAATTCTTGGTTTCGCCGTCGATACCATTGGTATTGTTCTCAATGTGTTGCTGGCGGTAGTGTTAACTGTCTATCTAATATTAAACGGCGAACGTCTTTGGGACGGAATATTTCAGTGGTTTCCCCATAACATCGGGTTAAGATTGCGAGAATTACTGCGAGAAGACTTCCACAATTACTTTATCGGTCAAGCAACATTGGGAGCCGTATTAGGAGTGACAATTACACTGGCATTTTTGACGCTGCGAGTTCCCTTGGCTTTACTTTTTGGCATCGGGATTGGTTTGTTTTCTCTCTTTCCCTTTGGGACAGGATTCGGCATTGCCATAGTAAGCCTTTTGGTAGCATTGCAAAACTTTTGGTTAGGGGTTGAAGTCTTAGGTATAGCTGTTGCAATCGACCAAGTTAATTCTAATTTTGTTGCACCTCGAATTCTTGGTAATTTGACTGGTTTAAATCCCGTGTGGGTGGTGATTTCTTTGTTGTTGGGGGCAAAATTGGGAGGAGTGCTAGGTTTGTTAATTGCAATCCCTATTGCCAGTTTTATCAAGGATACAACAGATAGCTGGCGGGCTGGAGAGTTTAATAAGATAGATGATATCGTGTCAGAACCTATTACAGTAACAAGCGAAACAGCAGGAACTTATAGTTAG
- a CDS encoding NUDIX hydrolase — MKNQPVHVAIAILYQENKFLMQLRDNIPGILYPGYWALFGGHIEPGETPNVAVKREILEEIGYELPPFVEFGCYTDERVVRHIFHAPLLVELNQLVLNEGWDMGLLTPEDIHQGNCYSQNAREVRPLGNTHRQIMLDFMERNQS, encoded by the coding sequence ATGAAAAATCAACCGGTGCATGTAGCGATCGCAATTCTCTATCAAGAAAACAAGTTTCTTATGCAACTACGCGACAACATCCCCGGTATTCTCTACCCTGGTTACTGGGCGCTATTTGGCGGTCATATCGAACCTGGTGAAACGCCAAATGTCGCAGTGAAGCGAGAAATTTTAGAAGAAATCGGCTATGAGCTACCGCCCTTTGTGGAATTTGGCTGTTATACCGACGAAAGAGTTGTCCGTCATATCTTTCATGCACCACTATTGGTGGAATTAAATCAACTGGTTTTAAATGAAGGCTGGGATATGGGATTATTGACCCCAGAAGATATTCACCAAGGTAACTGTTATTCGCAAAACGCCCGCGAAGTACGCCCTTTGGGGAATACGCATCGGCAAATTATGTTGGATTTTATGGAGAGAAATCAATCTTAA
- the folD gene encoding bifunctional methylenetetrahydrofolate dehydrogenase/methenyltetrahydrofolate cyclohydrolase FolD encodes METKTAKLLDGKAIAAKIQQELSVAITQLQPEIGRPPGLAVLMVGDNPASAAYVRNKEKACAKVGIASFGKHFPAETTFRELEKVIAALNDDERVDGILVQLPLPDHLDAVALLHQIDPDKDADGLHPVNLGRLVRGEIGLRSCTPDGVMRLLQEYEIPLQGKQAVVVGRSILVGKPMALMLLEADATVTIAHSRSHDLKSITQNADILIAAAGRPGLITADMVKPGAVVVDVGMNRVTDASGKSRLIGDVDFESTAGVAGFITPVPGGVGPMTVAILLQNTFTSYSRAAKK; translated from the coding sequence ATGGAAACAAAAACTGCCAAACTCCTTGATGGTAAAGCAATAGCCGCAAAAATTCAGCAAGAACTTTCTGTAGCCATTACACAATTACAACCAGAAATTGGACGACCCCCTGGTTTAGCAGTGTTAATGGTTGGCGACAACCCAGCGTCAGCCGCTTATGTTCGTAATAAAGAAAAAGCCTGTGCAAAAGTTGGCATCGCCTCTTTTGGTAAGCATTTTCCTGCCGAAACGACCTTTAGGGAATTAGAAAAGGTTATTGCTGCACTAAACGACGATGAACGCGTGGATGGCATTCTTGTACAGTTGCCCTTACCTGACCACTTAGATGCTGTGGCTCTGCTACATCAAATTGATCCCGATAAAGATGCTGATGGACTGCACCCAGTTAACTTAGGGCGACTAGTACGGGGAGAAATCGGTTTACGCAGCTGCACCCCGGATGGTGTGATGCGGCTTTTGCAAGAATATGAGATTCCATTGCAAGGAAAACAGGCAGTAGTGGTGGGACGGAGTATTTTGGTGGGTAAACCTATGGCGCTGATGCTACTAGAAGCTGATGCTACAGTGACGATCGCTCACTCGCGATCGCATGACCTCAAAAGCATCACCCAAAATGCTGATATTCTAATTGCAGCAGCAGGTCGTCCCGGACTCATCACTGCTGATATGGTAAAACCAGGCGCTGTTGTGGTAGATGTGGGAATGAATCGTGTCACCGATGCTAGTGGTAAAAGTCGCTTAATTGGCGATGTTGACTTTGAATCAACTGCTGGTGTAGCAGGTTTCATCACTCCCGTTCCTGGTGGTGTTGGTCCGATGACTGTTGCCATATTGTTACAAAATACATTCACCAGCTATTCCAGAGCAGCAAAAAAATGA
- the crtE gene encoding geranylgeranyl diphosphate synthase CrtE has protein sequence MVATDNVQKTPPEEATFNLVAYLKERQKLCDNALDRAIPIIYPEKIYEAMRYSLLAGGKRVRPILCLATCEMMGGTIEMAMPTACAVEMIHTMSLIHDDLPAMDNDDYRRGKLTNHKVYGEDVAILAGDGLLALAFELVALKTPANVNRELTLQVIVRLGRALGAAGLVGGQVVDLECEGKSDISLETLNFIHRHKTSALLEACVVSGGIIAGASTEDVQRLTRYAENIGLAFQIIDDILDITSTKEQLGKTAGKDQKAKKVTYPSLWGLEESRLKAQELVKVACAELEPFGDRAKPLQAIAHFITSRNN, from the coding sequence ATGGTAGCAACTGATAACGTTCAAAAGACACCACCAGAGGAAGCCACATTTAACTTAGTAGCCTATCTCAAAGAGCGACAAAAGCTTTGTGATAATGCTTTGGATCGGGCTATCCCCATCATTTATCCAGAAAAGATTTATGAGGCGATGCGCTACTCGTTATTAGCTGGCGGCAAGCGTGTACGTCCCATTCTTTGCCTTGCTACCTGTGAAATGATGGGTGGCACTATCGAAATGGCTATGCCAACGGCTTGTGCTGTGGAGATGATCCACACAATGTCTTTGATTCATGACGACCTCCCAGCGATGGATAATGACGATTACCGTCGGGGAAAGCTGACAAATCATAAAGTCTATGGCGAAGATGTAGCGATTTTGGCTGGGGACGGCTTGTTAGCACTTGCTTTTGAGTTAGTTGCCCTTAAAACCCCCGCAAACGTTAACAGAGAGCTAACCTTGCAGGTCATTGTTCGTCTTGGTCGGGCGCTGGGGGCAGCTGGTTTGGTCGGTGGTCAAGTTGTCGATTTAGAGTGTGAAGGGAAATCAGATATTTCTCTAGAAACGCTAAATTTCATTCATAGACACAAAACTTCCGCCCTTTTGGAAGCTTGCGTAGTTTCTGGCGGAATTATCGCTGGGGCATCAACTGAAGATGTACAGCGACTAACCCGTTATGCTGAAAATATTGGGCTAGCATTCCAAATCATAGATGATATTCTGGATATCACTTCTACAAAAGAGCAATTAGGTAAAACAGCTGGTAAAGACCAAAAAGCGAAGAAAGTTACCTATCCTAGCCTTTGGGGACTTGAAGAATCGCGCTTAAAAGCCCAAGAGCTAGTTAAAGTAGCTTGTGCAGAATTAGAACCATTTGGAGACAGAGCCAAGCCACTCCAAGCGATCGCTCATTTTATTACCAGCCGCAATAACTAG
- a CDS encoding divergent PAP2 family protein, with protein sequence MQDIGNILDNRVLLVALVACLIAQALKLVIEIVKNRKLNIRVLVTTGGMPSAHSALVTALAAGVGQTLGWASPDFAVAMIFAIIVMYDAAGVRQAAGKQARILNQMIDELFHEKPDFSQDRLKELLGHTPVQVIAGAALGITIYWLARFAYLN encoded by the coding sequence ATGCAGGACATAGGCAACATTTTAGACAACCGGGTGCTGCTGGTTGCTCTGGTCGCTTGTTTAATTGCTCAAGCACTAAAGCTCGTAATCGAGATCGTCAAAAATCGTAAACTAAATATCCGTGTTTTGGTGACAACCGGAGGTATGCCCAGTGCCCATTCAGCTTTAGTTACAGCTCTCGCAGCTGGTGTAGGGCAAACACTGGGTTGGGCATCTCCTGATTTTGCCGTTGCGATGATTTTCGCCATCATCGTCATGTATGATGCAGCCGGAGTTCGCCAAGCAGCTGGTAAGCAAGCTCGTATCCTCAATCAAATGATTGATGAATTATTTCATGAAAAACCAGACTTTAGCCAAGACCGTCTGAAAGAATTACTTGGACATACACCAGTTCAGGTAATAGCTGGGGCGGCTTTGGGTATAACCATCTATTGGTTAGCTAGGTTTGCTTATTTAAACTAG
- a CDS encoding MgPME-cyclase complex family protein produces MQTYYYVLASQRFLLQEEPIHEVIKERTRHYHEQEKQIDFWLVEQPAFLEAPQFAQIKAKCPQPSVAIISTNPQFITWLKLRLEYVITGEFQAPSETIPDALASLATVS; encoded by the coding sequence ATGCAAACATACTATTACGTTTTGGCTAGTCAACGCTTTCTTCTCCAAGAAGAACCGATACACGAAGTTATCAAAGAACGCACTCGTCACTACCACGAACAAGAAAAACAAATAGATTTTTGGTTGGTTGAACAACCAGCTTTCTTGGAAGCACCTCAATTTGCACAAATCAAGGCAAAGTGTCCCCAACCATCAGTAGCAATTATTTCAACTAATCCCCAATTTATTACTTGGTTAAAACTGCGTTTAGAATACGTTATTACTGGAGAATTCCAGGCTCCTTCTGAGACAATACCAGATGCTTTGGCATCGTTGGCTACTGTATCTTAG
- a CDS encoding pyridoxine 5'-phosphate synthase, giving the protein MPTLGVNIDHIATIRQARRTVEPDPVAAAVLAELAGADGITVHLREDRRHIQDRDVRILRQTVRSHLNLEMAATEEMLAIALDIKPDYVTLVPEKREEVTTEGGLDIIGQIARIGEIVDKLQSASIPVSLFIDAEPAQIEASVKVQAQFIELHTGQYAEAKDETNRHRELAILAKGCQQAIQAGLRVNAGHGLTYWNVYPVAALPGMEELNIGHTIISRAALVGIERAVREMKQAIRGNGA; this is encoded by the coding sequence GTGCCTACACTTGGCGTTAACATTGACCACATTGCCACCATCCGGCAAGCGCGGCGGACGGTAGAACCAGACCCGGTGGCGGCTGCGGTGCTGGCAGAATTAGCGGGTGCTGATGGAATTACGGTGCATCTGCGCGAAGATCGTCGACATATCCAAGACAGGGATGTGCGTATATTGCGGCAAACAGTGCGATCGCATCTTAATTTAGAAATGGCCGCAACAGAAGAAATGCTAGCGATCGCACTTGATATCAAACCAGATTACGTGACTTTAGTCCCCGAAAAGCGCGAAGAAGTCACAACAGAAGGCGGACTAGATATTATTGGTCAAATTGCTAGAATAGGTGAGATAGTCGATAAATTGCAAAGCGCTAGCATTCCAGTTAGTTTATTTATCGATGCCGAACCCGCACAAATCGAAGCATCTGTCAAGGTACAGGCGCAGTTTATCGAATTGCACACCGGACAATATGCTGAGGCTAAGGATGAAACAAATCGCCACCGAGAATTAGCCATATTAGCTAAAGGGTGTCAACAAGCCATTCAAGCTGGATTGCGAGTCAACGCTGGTCATGGACTCACCTACTGGAACGTCTATCCGGTGGCTGCACTTCCAGGCATGGAAGAACTGAACATTGGTCATACTATCATCAGTCGGGCAGCATTAGTAGGTATAGAAAGGGCAGTCCGCGAGATGAAGCAAGCTATAAGGGGGAATGGGGCATAG
- a CDS encoding DUF5615 family PIN-like protein: MARLYADEMFPQKVSELLRTMGHDVLTVQEAGNANLGIPDDEVLAFAIADNRTVITLNRQDFIKLHRSSPKHLGIIVCTNDTDRFRMATRINEAINQEESLIGNLIRIVRPTS, from the coding sequence ATGGCGCGTTTATACGCTGATGAGATGTTCCCACAGAAAGTTAGTGAACTGTTAAGAACAATGGGACATGATGTTTTAACTGTACAGGAAGCTGGTAACGCAAATTTAGGCATTCCAGATGACGAAGTGTTAGCCTTTGCAATCGCCGATAATCGAACTGTAATAACACTAAATCGTCAAGATTTTATCAAACTGCATAGAAGCTCACCTAAACATTTAGGTATTATTGTTTGTACAAATGATACTGATAGGTTTCGAATGGCAACTCGAATTAATGAAGCAATTAATCAAGAGGAATCATTGATAGGTAACTTGATTCGCATTGTACGCCCTACCAGTTGA
- a CDS encoding DUF433 domain-containing protein, translated as MTLQELENQILALLPTEKAAIIQSLTQTINIGAKGITKTPGICGGEACIAGTRIAIWLLVEARRLGITEVQLLQDYPHIGAADLVNAWIYADAYPEEIEAAIRANEFA; from the coding sequence ATGACTCTTCAAGAACTAGAAAATCAAATCCTGGCACTACTTCCAACAGAAAAAGCAGCAATTATCCAAAGCCTAACTCAAACCATCAACATCGGGGCAAAAGGGATCACGAAAACACCCGGTATTTGTGGTGGAGAAGCTTGTATTGCTGGAACTCGTATTGCAATTTGGCTATTAGTTGAAGCACGTCGCTTGGGAATTACTGAAGTCCAACTTTTGCAAGATTATCCTCATATTGGCGCGGCTGATTTAGTTAATGCTTGGATATATGCAGATGCTTATCCTGAAGAAATTGAAGCTGCGATTCGTGCTAATGAGTTTGCTTAA